The nucleotide sequence CCCGTCCAAGCTGGCCGCGCACCGCCTCACGCACAGCGGAGCTCGCCCGCACTCCTGCCCGCACTGCCCCAAGGCCTTCGGGCACCGCTCCAAGCTGGCGGCGCATCTTTGGACCCACGCTCCCGCCCGCCCCTACCCATGCCCCGATTGCCCCAAGTCCTTCTGCTACCCCTCCAAACTGGCGGCCCACCGCCACACGCACCACGCCACCGACGCCCGCCCCTACCCTTGTCCACACTGCCCCAAAGCGTTCTCGTTTCCCTCCAAACTGGCGGCTCACCGCCTATGTCACGAACCCCCCACTGCGCCCAGCAGCCAGACCACTGGCCACCACCGATGCTCCAGCTGTGACCAGGCCTTTGGTCAGAGACGCCTCCTATTGGTTCATCAACGCAGCCACCACCAGTCCGAgggccagggagagagggagtgagcTGTCGGTCCAGCCGCCCATCTGCCTCCGCCATGTGTCAATAAAGACCTGAATTTCTAAGCCCTGTTTTATGTGTGGACTTTCCTCTAACTGGGAGAAAGACAGGGGCTTCAtacatgtagcccaagctggtctggaactctccaTCCTCTTGTGGCCTTCCAAATCCCGGGTTCCAGTTATGTACGCCATCTCTTTTGGgattggctatcctggaattgaCTTAGATGGTTGGGAAAAATTCTATTTGTGTGGAAGGGCAGGTGTTATCCGATTGGCACTGGATTCAAACCTCGAGCCTGGAGTTGTGGTGATAGGGGCCCCTCCtgctcccctacacacacacacacacacacacacacactttgtatgACAAAGGTAAAAAGCCTGATGGCATCTTGGGTTGGTAAGGCACACCAGCTCTTTGTTTACTGCTGAAAGTAACTCGGTGCCTCGGCCTTGGCCATAAGGCATTTACAGCACACACTTACTTGTGGCAGGGATTTATCCTATATACTCTAGCCTGTGATAAAGTCATAAAGGAACAGCAGTGTAGGGCCACACTGGGAACAGGCCATCACATACCCACCACCAGGGACCAGGAAACAGAGGGCAATGTGTGGCTGTAGGAAAGAGGCGGGCACTGTGTTTACAAAGTGCTCTGAGCAGAGGGTACAGAGGCCAAAACAAAGGacagaccaccagcagcagcacccgTACTGGGAAGCTCAACACAGGAGTGCCTCTGAATCTCTTGGGAACCTGGGACAAGGTGTGTAACTTTTCTCTGGGAGCTAGgactttgtgttttctgtttgtgggatatttgtttttttgacagCATCTCATGTCtccaggctgtccttggacttacgtggtgctggggactgaaccagggcttcatgaatgctaggcaGGCTCACACTTTTCAGtgggttggttttgtttgcttgcctgcatttatatatgtgcaccatatgtgtacctggtgcctgtaGAGATGAGAacgttagagatggttgtgagccaccatgtgggtcctaggagaACTCCGGCCCTTAGCAcaaacaagtgcccttaaccacaaCACCATCTGTTAATCCACCATAAATACACCACCCTCCTTTTTTGGCTACCTGTtcactgtttcatttttttaaacatatggtCTATGTaatcttggaattcactctgtagaccaggctccttCAGTTCCAGAGAcctgctttcttctgcctcccaagtgctggaattaagtgtgtgccaccaaacctggtcGCCTTTTTAGTGTTTTAAGATAAAGgttattctgtagcccagactggcttaagcttatggtaatcctcctgccacagcctcctgaatGGGGACCACAGGCGTTTGCCAACACTCTTGGCATAACAGGGTTGCTGTAAACTGTGTGTCATGCCAGGACAGGTCAGGTGGAGCCTGAAGGATGAGGGAATTGATGTTTCCTACATCTGTGTTCTGTAGATCTAAATTACACACCTACTGTGTGTTGAGCCCTGCATGGGGTGTTCAGAGAggaccaactcctgaaagttgtcttgaCCCCCCACATGCAAGCTGTGGCACATGCCCCTgctccactaaataaataaagcagagcTAGgagtggtgccacacacctgtagttccagcactcaagaggcagaggcaggaggattgcaaaagctcaagaccaatctggtctacatagcaagttctaggccagccagggctatagagtgagGCCCTGCCTACAAATAAAAtttactaacacacacacacactaggtctGTTGGCAAGAACCAGTCTGAGTGGCTTGGCACACTGCTTTCCAGACACTGGGGAGGTGAGAAGTCTGCGGTGGTGTCATCTGTGATCTTCAATGTTAACAACCCTGTGCTTGTACCGACATATGCCAAGCCCTACCTGTCACCAGGGGGTGGCAGCGTTTTCCTGTAAGGAGTCAGACAATTTACAGGAGTTTGTCTTTCTCC is from Microtus pennsylvanicus isolate mMicPen1 chromosome 1, mMicPen1.hap1, whole genome shotgun sequence and encodes:
- the Znf575 gene encoding zinc finger protein 575; translated protein: MLGGNVKSEATCQDPVTKGVPHQDLPSQPAASGSVPSRPRRRPPPQRPHRCPDCPKAFSYPSKLATHRLAHGGTRPHPCPDCPKAFSYPSKLAAHRLTHSGARPHSCPHCPKAFGHRSKLAAHLWTHAPARPYPCPDCPKSFCYPSKLAAHRHTHHATDARPYPCPHCPKAFSFPSKLAAHRLCHEPPTAPSSQTTGHHRCSSCDQAFGQRRLLLVHQRSHHQSEGQGERE